AAGCTCAAACTGTTATAGACAAGGAAGAAGCTTTAAAACTTGAAGAAAAGATTAGAAAGGATGGGTTTAATTTTGAAGACTATTTAAATCAATTTAAATACATGCGAGATATGGGTGGTATTTCCAGTTTGATGGGAATGCTTCCGAGCGTTTCTTCCGAAATGTTGAGCTCTAGGGTTAATGAAAGGGAGCTTAAAAGAGATGAGGCGATTATTTATTCTATGACCAGGAAAGAGAGGTTGAATCCTGTTTTTTTAAATAATCCTTCGAGAAAGAGGAGAATCGCCTTGGGGAGCGGAACAACAATTTTTGAGGTAAACAAGCTTATTAAAAAATTTAGTCAGACAATGTTGGCGATGAAAAAAATGAAAAATAAAAGCTTTCAAAATAAGATAGCATCTCTTTTGGGAGGAAAAGGAGGAATGATAAATTGAGTGTTAGGATAAGATTGAAAAGGATGGGAGCAAAAAAAAGGCCTTATTATCGAATTGTGGTGATGGATTCTGCGTCGCCCAGGGATGGACGATCTATTGAAGAGCTTGGGTACTATCATCCTGTTGAGAAGCAAGACCAGGTTAAAATAAACGAGGATAGATTTGAAGATTGGGTAAGTAAGGGGGCTATTCCAAGTGATACAGTGAAGAGGCTTTTGAATAAAAATAGATTTAAGGCGGAGAGTTAGGAGGGCTTAATGAAAGAGTACGGTAATGAAATAGAACTTATCGAATTTGTGGTGAAATCTCTTGTGGATAAACGGGATGAGGTTAAGTTGAATGTGGTTGAGGGGGAGAAGTCAACTATTTTGGAGTTGAGAGTTTCTACAAGTGATGTTGGAAAAATAA
The sequence above is drawn from the Borrelia sp. RT5S genome and encodes:
- a CDS encoding KH domain-containing protein, with protein sequence MKEYGNEIELIEFVVKSLVDKRDEVKLNVVEGEKSTILELRVSTSDVGKIIGRRGRIARAIRTLLSACAAKTNRRVQLEILD
- the rpsP gene encoding 30S ribosomal protein S16, which encodes MSVRIRLKRMGAKKRPYYRIVVMDSASPRDGRSIEELGYYHPVEKQDQVKINEDRFEDWVSKGAIPSDTVKRLLNKNRFKAES